From Bacteroidota bacterium, the proteins below share one genomic window:
- a CDS encoding GNAT family N-acetyltransferase produces the protein MSHQIQLLLGERIRLRALEPQDVDALYKWENDPAIWKASNTLAPFSRFVLEQYIASSHLDLHTNKQLRLMITTRDGKDVGCIDLFDFDPAHQRAGVGILIAHEEDRGKGYASEALSLLIQYCYHVLHLHQLYCNVTVDNEESVMLFQRHKFLITGIKKDWIRVGDNFVDELLMQLVRKGH, from the coding sequence ATGTCGCATCAGATCCAGTTATTGCTTGGTGAACGAATCCGCCTGCGTGCTCTTGAGCCGCAGGATGTGGATGCATTATACAAGTGGGAAAACGATCCGGCCATCTGGAAAGCCAGCAACACACTTGCTCCGTTTTCGCGTTTTGTGCTTGAGCAGTACATCGCCAGCTCGCACCTTGATTTGCATACGAACAAACAGCTGCGGCTGATGATTACCACGCGCGACGGGAAGGATGTAGGCTGCATTGACCTGTTCGACTTTGATCCGGCCCACCAGCGCGCAGGCGTGGGCATACTCATTGCACACGAAGAAGACCGCGGAAAAGGTTATGCCTCTGAAGCACTTTCGCTGCTCATTCAGTATTGCTATCACGTGCTGCATCTGCATCAGCTTTACTGCAATGTAACGGTTGACAATGAAGAAAGTGTAATGCTTTTTCAGCGTCACAAATTCCTCATTACCGGTATTAAAAAAGACTGGATCCGTGTGGGCGATAATTTTGTGGATGAACTGCTGATGCAGCTTGTGCGCAAAGGTCACTGA
- a CDS encoding diaminopimelate epimerase, whose translation MQIRFYKYQGTGNDFVLVDDRENVFPEHDKKLIEHICDRHFGIGADGLMLLRNEPGYDFRMVYFNSDGAQSSMCGNGGRCICRFAFDLGIVTDSEIKFIAVDGPHHAFINDDQVQLKMSDVHEASLTGGDYFIDTGSPHVVRFMSDVSALNVFAAGREVRYSAAYAEKGTNVNFVEVMGQNLFVRTYERGVENETLSCGTGVTAAALAASLHGFAPDSGSIAVETPGGSLHVHYHRRNGGFDDIWLEGPARFVFQGEITV comes from the coding sequence ATGCAAATCAGGTTTTATAAATATCAGGGTACGGGAAATGATTTTGTGTTGGTTGACGACAGGGAAAATGTTTTTCCCGAACACGATAAAAAACTTATTGAGCATATTTGCGACAGGCATTTCGGGATCGGAGCCGACGGGCTGATGCTGCTGCGCAATGAGCCGGGCTATGATTTCCGCATGGTATATTTTAATTCCGACGGTGCACAAAGTTCGATGTGTGGCAATGGCGGGCGTTGTATATGCCGTTTTGCGTTTGACCTGGGTATAGTGACCGATTCCGAAATAAAGTTCATTGCTGTGGATGGCCCGCATCATGCATTTATCAATGACGATCAGGTGCAGTTGAAAATGAGCGATGTGCACGAAGCTTCACTTACAGGCGGCGATTATTTTATCGACACCGGTTCGCCGCATGTGGTGCGGTTTATGAGTGATGTTTCGGCTCTGAATGTATTTGCGGCCGGGCGCGAGGTGCGTTACAGTGCGGCATATGCCGAAAAAGGCACCAATGTGAATTTTGTAGAGGTAATGGGACAAAATCTTTTTGTCCGCACCTATGAGCGTGGGGTGGAAAACGAAACGCTTTCGTGCGGCACCGGTGTTACGGCAGCTGCACTGGCGGCTTCGCTGCATGGCTTTGCACCCGATTCGGGCAGCATTGCGGTGGAAACACCCGGCGGAAGTTTGCATGTACACTATCACCGCCGCAATGGCGGTTTTGATGATATCTGGCTGGAAGGTCCGGCCCGATTTGTTTTTCAAGGCGAAATTACCGTATGA
- a CDS encoding Do family serine endopeptidase yields MNRNLLLAFSCAVLGGAAALGINRLLPPAETNAYNSAPPATRLVSYSGASGVDFRAAAEQTVHAVVHVKTKFTTQQTYIDPFQGLFFGNGGIQSVPREQQASGSGVIISADGYIVTNNHVIEQAEEIEVVLNDKRTFSATLVGTDPTTDLALLKIEEKGLPFVAWGNSDDVKVGEWVLAVGNPFNLTSTVTAGIVSAKARNINIIAGNGSGNGAVESFIQTDAAVNPGNSGGALVDVQGNLVGINTAIASQTGSFSGYSFAIPVNLVRKVVTDLTEFGTVQRGYLGVNIRDVDAALAKDKGLKSIKGVYVTGLIDGSAAADGGLEPGDVITRVGDINVNNVPELQEQINRFRPGDKVPLTFERNGKQKTASVTLKNKNNSTRLITKDDPAAAVESLGGTFETMAGEDLKRLGITNGLKISKLENGKLKSAGIREGFIITSIDKKAVGSPEELKQILENKKGGVLIEGVYPNGMRAYYAFGM; encoded by the coding sequence ATGAACCGTAATTTGCTGCTTGCCTTCAGTTGCGCCGTTTTAGGTGGTGCGGCTGCACTCGGAATCAACCGGCTTCTTCCGCCGGCCGAAACCAATGCCTATAATTCGGCACCGCCGGCTACCCGCCTTGTTTCCTATTCCGGTGCTTCCGGTGTTGATTTTCGCGCGGCTGCCGAGCAAACCGTACATGCCGTGGTACACGTAAAAACAAAATTCACCACCCAGCAAACCTATATTGATCCCTTTCAGGGGCTGTTTTTCGGCAATGGCGGTATTCAAAGTGTGCCGCGTGAACAACAGGCCTCCGGATCGGGCGTAATCATTTCGGCCGACGGGTATATTGTAACCAACAACCACGTAATTGAGCAGGCCGAGGAAATTGAAGTCGTGCTGAACGACAAACGCACCTTTTCGGCCACGTTGGTGGGCACCGATCCTACTACCGACCTTGCCCTGCTGAAAATTGAGGAAAAAGGACTGCCGTTTGTGGCCTGGGGCAATTCAGACGATGTGAAGGTGGGCGAATGGGTGCTTGCGGTGGGCAATCCGTTTAACCTTACTTCAACCGTAACCGCCGGCATTGTAAGCGCCAAAGCCCGAAACATTAATATTATTGCCGGAAACGGCAGCGGAAACGGAGCGGTGGAATCTTTCATCCAGACCGATGCGGCCGTAAATCCCGGAAACAGCGGCGGGGCCCTTGTTGATGTGCAGGGCAATCTGGTGGGTATCAACACCGCCATAGCTTCCCAAACCGGCTCGTTTTCAGGCTACTCCTTTGCCATTCCGGTTAATCTGGTACGCAAAGTCGTAACTGACCTCACCGAATTCGGCACCGTGCAGCGCGGCTACCTCGGCGTAAATATCCGCGATGTGGATGCCGCCCTGGCCAAAGACAAAGGCCTTAAATCAATAAAAGGCGTATATGTAACCGGCCTTATCGACGGCAGCGCCGCCGCCGATGGCGGACTTGAACCCGGCGATGTGATTACCCGCGTGGGCGATATTAACGTAAACAATGTGCCTGAACTTCAGGAGCAGATCAACCGCTTCCGCCCCGGCGATAAAGTACCACTCACCTTTGAGCGGAATGGCAAACAGAAAACGGCGTCTGTTACACTCAAAAACAAAAACAACTCTACCCGCCTCATTACCAAAGACGATCCGGCCGCTGCCGTTGAATCGCTTGGCGGCACTTTCGAAACCATGGCCGGCGAAGACCTGAAACGCCTCGGCATTACCAACGGACTTAAAATTTCAAAGCTGGAAAACGGTAAACTGAAAAGTGCCGGCATCCGCGAGGGCTTCATTATTACGTCCATCGACAAAAAAGCGGTTGGCTCGCCGGAAGAACTCAAGCAGATACTCGAAAACAAAAAAGGCGGCGTTCTTATCGAAGGGGTTTATCCCAATGGCATGCGCGCCTATTATGCGTTCGGTATGTAA
- a CDS encoding RNA polymerase sigma factor RpoD/SigA encodes MRQLKITKSITNRESASLDKYLQEIGREELITAEEEVMLAKRIREGDEIALAKLVKANLRFVVSVSKQYQNQGLSLPDLINEGNLGLIKAARRFDETRGFKFISYAVWWIRQSILQALAEQSRIVRLPLNQVGSLNKINKAYSRLEQEFEREPTAEELSQVLDLPEDKVADTMRVSGRHVSMDAPLLNGEDNSLLDVLVNHDSPRADRLLMNESLQREIERSLSTLTERERDVIKLFFGIGCQHGLTLEEIGAKFDLTRERVRQIKEKAIRRLRHSSRSKLLKAYLG; translated from the coding sequence ATGAGACAGTTAAAAATCACCAAGTCGATCACGAACCGTGAAAGTGCTTCGCTCGACAAATACCTTCAGGAAATTGGTCGTGAAGAGTTGATTACCGCTGAAGAGGAAGTGATGCTGGCCAAGCGAATCCGTGAGGGTGATGAAATTGCACTTGCCAAACTGGTGAAAGCAAACCTCCGCTTCGTAGTTTCCGTTTCCAAACAGTATCAAAACCAGGGTCTCAGCCTTCCTGACCTTATCAACGAAGGCAACCTCGGTCTGATCAAAGCCGCCCGCCGTTTCGACGAAACCCGCGGTTTCAAATTCATCTCTTACGCCGTTTGGTGGATTCGTCAGTCAATCCTGCAGGCTCTGGCCGAACAGTCACGTATTGTTCGCCTGCCGCTCAACCAGGTTGGCTCGCTCAACAAAATCAACAAAGCCTACTCACGCCTCGAACAGGAGTTTGAGCGCGAGCCTACCGCTGAGGAACTCTCGCAGGTGCTTGACCTTCCGGAAGATAAAGTAGCCGATACCATGCGCGTATCCGGCCGCCACGTATCCATGGATGCTCCCCTGCTCAACGGCGAAGACAACAGCCTGCTCGATGTACTGGTGAACCACGATTCGCCCCGCGCCGACCGCCTGCTGATGAACGAGTCGCTCCAGCGCGAAATTGAACGCTCGCTTTCTACACTCACCGAGCGCGAGCGCGATGTAATCAAGCTCTTCTTCGGCATTGGCTGCCAGCACGGACTTACGCTCGAAGAAATCGGCGCTAAATTCGATCTTACCCGCGAACGTGTCCGCCAGATCAAGGAAAAAGCTATCCGCCGCCTGCGTCACAGCAGCCGAAGCAAACTCCTTAAGGCTTATCTCGGCTAA
- a CDS encoding glyceraldehyde-3-phosphate dehydrogenase — protein MEPIKGTAAKSYEAELNEWIGQERAALELISHIGTLWYDKSVELIIFRNQLIDRSASEIMNLHQYAKDIVKRPISVKDTAALALALTKMDLAPSRMDIGRLCAEWTEEREQHSDMTAFLTAKLGGLMGAESHKLTPKDVILFGFGRIGRLAARELIAQAGKGEQLRLRAIVTRGNSAEEIVKRADLLRNDSVHGPFPGTIIEDLDNKALIVNGHTVYMIHANNPEDVDYTAFGINDALLIDNTGVFRDKAALSRHLQAKGVAKVLLTAPAKDIPNVVHGVNQHTVDTKTDSIFSAASCTTNAIMPILYVVEKELGVVKGHIETVHSYTNDQNLLDNYHKKYRRGRSAALNMVITETGAESALKKVLPQLSGKFTANSVRVPTPNVSLAILNIEVKKEVSKDDVNNIVRQYALKGDLVEQIQYAFSNELVSSDVIGNPCPSVFDSQATIVSADKKSIVLYVWYDNEYGYTRQVIRFAKQLAEVRRATYY, from the coding sequence ATGGAGCCAATCAAAGGCACTGCTGCGAAATCGTATGAAGCCGAACTTAACGAATGGATCGGTCAGGAACGCGCCGCGCTCGAACTCATCAGCCACATCGGTACACTCTGGTATGACAAATCGGTAGAGCTTATCATCTTCCGCAACCAGCTGATCGACCGCAGCGCCAGCGAAATCATGAACCTCCACCAGTATGCCAAAGACATTGTGAAACGCCCCATCAGCGTAAAAGATACCGCTGCACTGGCCCTCGCGCTCACTAAAATGGATCTGGCTCCTTCGCGTATGGACATTGGCCGCCTTTGCGCCGAGTGGACGGAAGAACGTGAGCAACACAGCGACATGACCGCGTTCCTCACCGCCAAACTGGGCGGACTCATGGGCGCAGAGAGCCATAAACTTACTCCTAAAGATGTCATTCTGTTTGGCTTTGGCCGCATTGGCCGCCTTGCCGCCCGCGAACTTATAGCACAGGCCGGAAAAGGCGAACAGCTCCGCCTGCGCGCCATCGTAACACGTGGCAACTCGGCCGAAGAAATTGTAAAACGCGCCGACCTGCTCCGCAACGACTCGGTTCACGGCCCGTTCCCCGGCACCATCATCGAAGACCTTGATAACAAAGCCCTCATCGTGAACGGCCACACCGTTTACATGATACACGCCAACAACCCGGAAGATGTGGACTACACCGCTTTCGGCATCAACGACGCACTGCTCATCGACAACACCGGCGTGTTCCGCGATAAAGCGGCCCTGAGCCGTCACCTGCAGGCCAAAGGCGTAGCTAAAGTGCTCCTCACCGCGCCCGCCAAAGACATCCCGAACGTGGTACACGGCGTAAACCAGCATACGGTTGACACCAAAACCGACAGCATTTTCTCGGCCGCTTCCTGCACCACCAACGCCATTATGCCCATTCTCTACGTAGTAGAAAAAGAGCTTGGCGTGGTAAAAGGTCACATCGAAACCGTGCACTCCTACACCAACGACCAGAACCTGCTCGATAATTACCACAAGAAATACCGTCGTGGCCGCTCAGCCGCACTCAACATGGTAATTACCGAAACCGGTGCCGAAAGTGCACTCAAAAAAGTACTGCCCCAGCTTTCGGGCAAGTTCACCGCCAACTCGGTGCGTGTACCTACCCCCAACGTGTCGCTGGCCATCCTCAACATTGAGGTGAAAAAAGAAGTGAGCAAGGACGATGTAAACAACATCGTTCGCCAGTATGCCCTCAAAGGCGATCTGGTGGAGCAGATTCAGTATGCCTTCTCCAATGAACTCGTGTCGAGCGATGTAATCGGCAACCCCTGCCCTTCCGTATTCGACAGCCAGGCCACCATCGTTTCGGCCGATAAAAAGAGCATCGTGCTGTATGTGTGGTATGATAACGAGTACGGCTATACCCGTCAGGTAATCCGCTTTGCGAAGCAGCTTGCCGAAGTGCGCCGCGCTACGTATTATTAA
- a CDS encoding 4-hydroxy-3-methylbut-2-enyl diphosphate reductase, with translation MKNFNIPEFYRSPVIDRVKALRNTRDPRRKDNTPGILDFGSVQIAIARHFGFCYGVKNAVEIAFRAVDENPGKRVFLLSEMIHNPEVNRDLVSRGVNFLMSTDGKELVPFSGLTPNDVVVIPAFGTTLHIEERLREIGIAPEKYDTTCPFVEKVWKRSSELGGSSYTNIIHGKPGHEETRATFSRAASHGPAIVVKDIHEAQKLGAFILGQLTRAEFDALFGNRVSEGFNPDTDLQRVGVINQTTMLATDTQEIADYFKQIMTQRFGQADEKQHFADTRDTLCYATNENQDATYGLLNWNADVALVIGGYNSSNTSHLVELCERRFATYFIKDETEIQSAAAIAHFDLHTHSMRHTENWLPQGNPARIIITSGASCPDSIVERVMNKVLSYYATTRTAEEALQLLETAL, from the coding sequence ATGAAAAACTTCAACATCCCGGAATTTTACCGCAGTCCGGTTATCGACCGGGTAAAAGCCCTGCGCAATACCCGCGATCCGCGCCGCAAAGACAATACGCCCGGCATACTCGATTTTGGTTCGGTGCAGATTGCCATTGCGCGGCATTTCGGTTTTTGCTACGGGGTGAAAAATGCGGTGGAAATTGCTTTCCGGGCGGTTGACGAAAATCCGGGCAAGCGCGTGTTTCTGCTCAGCGAAATGATTCATAACCCCGAAGTAAACCGCGACCTGGTGAGCCGTGGCGTGAATTTTCTGATGAGCACCGACGGAAAAGAGCTTGTGCCTTTTTCCGGACTCACGCCAAACGATGTGGTGGTGATTCCGGCTTTCGGCACCACGCTGCACATTGAAGAACGCCTGCGCGAAATTGGCATTGCACCTGAGAAATACGATACCACCTGTCCGTTTGTGGAGAAAGTATGGAAACGCTCGTCGGAACTTGGCGGCTCGTCGTACACCAACATCATACACGGCAAGCCCGGCCACGAAGAAACCCGCGCCACTTTTTCGCGCGCAGCTTCGCACGGACCGGCCATTGTGGTAAAAGACATACACGAAGCGCAAAAGCTGGGCGCATTTATTCTCGGCCAGCTTACACGCGCCGAATTCGATGCGCTTTTTGGCAACCGCGTAAGCGAGGGCTTCAATCCCGATACCGATTTGCAGCGCGTGGGCGTAATCAACCAAACCACCATGCTGGCCACCGATACGCAGGAAATTGCCGACTACTTCAAACAAATTATGACGCAGCGTTTCGGGCAGGCCGACGAGAAGCAGCATTTTGCCGATACGCGCGACACACTCTGCTACGCCACCAACGAAAATCAGGATGCCACCTACGGCCTGCTGAACTGGAATGCCGACGTGGCACTGGTGATTGGCGGCTACAACAGCTCGAATACCTCGCACCTGGTGGAACTCTGCGAGCGCAGGTTTGCCACGTATTTCATCAAAGACGAAACGGAAATACAAAGCGCAGCCGCCATCGCCCACTTCGACCTGCACACGCACAGCATGCGCCACACCGAAAACTGGCTGCCGCAGGGAAATCCGGCCCGCATCATCATTACCAGCGGTGCCTCCTGCCCCGACAGTATTGTGGAGCGGGTAATGAATAAAGTGCTCAGCTACTACGCCACCACCCGCACAGCCGAAGAAGCTCTGCAACTGCTCGAAACGGCGTTGTAA